A window of the Apodemus sylvaticus chromosome 15, mApoSyl1.1, whole genome shotgun sequence genome harbors these coding sequences:
- the LOC127665493 gene encoding cell surface glycoprotein CD200 receptor 1-like isoform X1, with protein sequence MFCFGRTLPLAVLLIWGAFAAELKEGMERGKGSHPSPTLLCFFSAVQSQESNCTDKNQKTQNSSSIMTEVNTTVQMGTKALLCCPSIPLTEAVLITWTITPRGQSFCVISYRVDTRDINETNCSNRSITWVFTPDLSPYLQISAVSLQHEGHYSCDIALPDGNFQKDYDLQVLVPPEVTNFPGKNRTAVCEAIAGKPAAQISWTPDGDCVTKNESHSNGTVTVRSTCHWEQNNVSTVSCWVYHSTGNKTLVIELSRGGAQLLGSYILYTIPSIIILIIIGCICLLKISGFRKCKLPKSEATPAAEEDEMQPYASYTEKSNPLYDTVTKVEACPGSQGEVNGTDWLTLPATGV encoded by the exons AACTCAAGGAAGgaatggaaagaggaaagggcTCTCATCCTTCTCCTACCCTGCTCTGCTTCTTTTCTGCTGTTCAGTCACAAG agTCAAATTGTACTGATAAGAATCAAAAAACACAGAACAGTTCATCAATTATGACAGAAG TTAACACTACTGTACAGATGGGTACAAAGGCTCTCCTCTGCTGCCCTTCTATTCCACTGACAGAAGCAGTATTAATAACATGGACAATAACCCCCAGAGGACAGTCTTTCTGCGTAATATCCTACAGAGTAGATACAAGGGACATCAATGAAACCAACTGCTCGAACAGGAGCATCACCTGGGTCTTCACACCTGACCTTAGTCCCTACCTTCAGATCAGTGCAGTGTCCCTCCAGCATGAGGGGCATTACTCCTgtgacatagcactacctgatgGGAATTTCCAAAAAGATTATGACCTCCAAGTGCTGG TGCCTCCTGAAGTAACCAACTTTCCAGGGAAAAATAGAACTGCAGTTTGTGAGGCAATTGCAGGCAAGCCTGCGGCACAGATCTCTTGGACTCCAGATGGGGATTGTGTCACTAAGAATGAATCACACAGCAATGGCACCGTGACTGTCAGGAGCACATGCCACTGGGAGCAGAACAATGTGTCTACTGTGTCCTGCTGGGTTTATCATTCGACTGGTAACAAGACTCTGGTCATAGAACTGAGTAGAGGTG GTGCCCAATTACTAGGATCATATATTCTGTACACCATCCcatctattattattttgatcaTCATAGGATGCATTTGTCTTTTGAAAATCAGTGGCTTCAG aaaatgtaaattGCCAAAATCTGAAGCTACCCCAGCTGCTGAGGAG GATGAAATGCAGCCTTATgctagctacacagagaagagcAACCCTCTCTATGATACTGTGACCAAGGTGGAGGCGTGCCCAGGGTCACAAGGCGAAGTCAATGGCACAGACTGGCTTACTCTGCCAGCCACTGGAGTCTAG
- the LOC127665493 gene encoding cell surface glycoprotein CD200 receptor 1-like isoform X2, translating into MFCFGRTLPLAVLLIWGAFAAESNCTDKNQKTQNSSSIMTEVNTTVQMGTKALLCCPSIPLTEAVLITWTITPRGQSFCVISYRVDTRDINETNCSNRSITWVFTPDLSPYLQISAVSLQHEGHYSCDIALPDGNFQKDYDLQVLVPPEVTNFPGKNRTAVCEAIAGKPAAQISWTPDGDCVTKNESHSNGTVTVRSTCHWEQNNVSTVSCWVYHSTGNKTLVIELSRGGAQLLGSYILYTIPSIIILIIIGCICLLKISGFRKCKLPKSEATPAAEEDEMQPYASYTEKSNPLYDTVTKVEACPGSQGEVNGTDWLTLPATGV; encoded by the exons agTCAAATTGTACTGATAAGAATCAAAAAACACAGAACAGTTCATCAATTATGACAGAAG TTAACACTACTGTACAGATGGGTACAAAGGCTCTCCTCTGCTGCCCTTCTATTCCACTGACAGAAGCAGTATTAATAACATGGACAATAACCCCCAGAGGACAGTCTTTCTGCGTAATATCCTACAGAGTAGATACAAGGGACATCAATGAAACCAACTGCTCGAACAGGAGCATCACCTGGGTCTTCACACCTGACCTTAGTCCCTACCTTCAGATCAGTGCAGTGTCCCTCCAGCATGAGGGGCATTACTCCTgtgacatagcactacctgatgGGAATTTCCAAAAAGATTATGACCTCCAAGTGCTGG TGCCTCCTGAAGTAACCAACTTTCCAGGGAAAAATAGAACTGCAGTTTGTGAGGCAATTGCAGGCAAGCCTGCGGCACAGATCTCTTGGACTCCAGATGGGGATTGTGTCACTAAGAATGAATCACACAGCAATGGCACCGTGACTGTCAGGAGCACATGCCACTGGGAGCAGAACAATGTGTCTACTGTGTCCTGCTGGGTTTATCATTCGACTGGTAACAAGACTCTGGTCATAGAACTGAGTAGAGGTG GTGCCCAATTACTAGGATCATATATTCTGTACACCATCCcatctattattattttgatcaTCATAGGATGCATTTGTCTTTTGAAAATCAGTGGCTTCAG aaaatgtaaattGCCAAAATCTGAAGCTACCCCAGCTGCTGAGGAG GATGAAATGCAGCCTTATgctagctacacagagaagagcAACCCTCTCTATGATACTGTGACCAAGGTGGAGGCGTGCCCAGGGTCACAAGGCGAAGTCAATGGCACAGACTGGCTTACTCTGCCAGCCACTGGAGTCTAG
- the LOC127665493 gene encoding cell surface glycoprotein CD200 receptor 1-like isoform X5, with product MTEVNTTVQMGTKALLCCPSIPLTEAVLITWTITPRGQSFCVISYRVDTRDINETNCSNRSITWVFTPDLSPYLQISAVSLQHEGHYSCDIALPDGNFQKDYDLQVLVPPEVTNFPGKNRTAVCEAIAGKPAAQISWTPDGDCVTKNESHSNGTVTVRSTCHWEQNNVSTVSCWVYHSTGNKTLVIELSRGGAQLLGSYILYTIPSIIILIIIGCICLLKISGFRKCKLPKSEATPAAEEDEMQPYASYTEKSNPLYDTVTKVEACPGSQGEVNGTDWLTLPATGV from the exons ATGACAGAAG TTAACACTACTGTACAGATGGGTACAAAGGCTCTCCTCTGCTGCCCTTCTATTCCACTGACAGAAGCAGTATTAATAACATGGACAATAACCCCCAGAGGACAGTCTTTCTGCGTAATATCCTACAGAGTAGATACAAGGGACATCAATGAAACCAACTGCTCGAACAGGAGCATCACCTGGGTCTTCACACCTGACCTTAGTCCCTACCTTCAGATCAGTGCAGTGTCCCTCCAGCATGAGGGGCATTACTCCTgtgacatagcactacctgatgGGAATTTCCAAAAAGATTATGACCTCCAAGTGCTGG TGCCTCCTGAAGTAACCAACTTTCCAGGGAAAAATAGAACTGCAGTTTGTGAGGCAATTGCAGGCAAGCCTGCGGCACAGATCTCTTGGACTCCAGATGGGGATTGTGTCACTAAGAATGAATCACACAGCAATGGCACCGTGACTGTCAGGAGCACATGCCACTGGGAGCAGAACAATGTGTCTACTGTGTCCTGCTGGGTTTATCATTCGACTGGTAACAAGACTCTGGTCATAGAACTGAGTAGAGGTG GTGCCCAATTACTAGGATCATATATTCTGTACACCATCCcatctattattattttgatcaTCATAGGATGCATTTGTCTTTTGAAAATCAGTGGCTTCAG aaaatgtaaattGCCAAAATCTGAAGCTACCCCAGCTGCTGAGGAG GATGAAATGCAGCCTTATgctagctacacagagaagagcAACCCTCTCTATGATACTGTGACCAAGGTGGAGGCGTGCCCAGGGTCACAAGGCGAAGTCAATGGCACAGACTGGCTTACTCTGCCAGCCACTGGAGTCTAG
- the LOC127665493 gene encoding cell surface glycoprotein CD200 receptor 1-like isoform X3, with protein MFCFGRTLPLAVLLIWGAFAAVNTTVQMGTKALLCCPSIPLTEAVLITWTITPRGQSFCVISYRVDTRDINETNCSNRSITWVFTPDLSPYLQISAVSLQHEGHYSCDIALPDGNFQKDYDLQVLVPPEVTNFPGKNRTAVCEAIAGKPAAQISWTPDGDCVTKNESHSNGTVTVRSTCHWEQNNVSTVSCWVYHSTGNKTLVIELSRGGAQLLGSYILYTIPSIIILIIIGCICLLKISGFRKCKLPKSEATPAAEEDEMQPYASYTEKSNPLYDTVTKVEACPGSQGEVNGTDWLTLPATGV; from the exons TTAACACTACTGTACAGATGGGTACAAAGGCTCTCCTCTGCTGCCCTTCTATTCCACTGACAGAAGCAGTATTAATAACATGGACAATAACCCCCAGAGGACAGTCTTTCTGCGTAATATCCTACAGAGTAGATACAAGGGACATCAATGAAACCAACTGCTCGAACAGGAGCATCACCTGGGTCTTCACACCTGACCTTAGTCCCTACCTTCAGATCAGTGCAGTGTCCCTCCAGCATGAGGGGCATTACTCCTgtgacatagcactacctgatgGGAATTTCCAAAAAGATTATGACCTCCAAGTGCTGG TGCCTCCTGAAGTAACCAACTTTCCAGGGAAAAATAGAACTGCAGTTTGTGAGGCAATTGCAGGCAAGCCTGCGGCACAGATCTCTTGGACTCCAGATGGGGATTGTGTCACTAAGAATGAATCACACAGCAATGGCACCGTGACTGTCAGGAGCACATGCCACTGGGAGCAGAACAATGTGTCTACTGTGTCCTGCTGGGTTTATCATTCGACTGGTAACAAGACTCTGGTCATAGAACTGAGTAGAGGTG GTGCCCAATTACTAGGATCATATATTCTGTACACCATCCcatctattattattttgatcaTCATAGGATGCATTTGTCTTTTGAAAATCAGTGGCTTCAG aaaatgtaaattGCCAAAATCTGAAGCTACCCCAGCTGCTGAGGAG GATGAAATGCAGCCTTATgctagctacacagagaagagcAACCCTCTCTATGATACTGTGACCAAGGTGGAGGCGTGCCCAGGGTCACAAGGCGAAGTCAATGGCACAGACTGGCTTACTCTGCCAGCCACTGGAGTCTAG
- the LOC127665493 gene encoding cell surface glycoprotein CD200 receptor 1-like isoform X4, with amino-acid sequence MFCFGRTLPLAVLLIWGAFAAELKEGMERGKGSHPSPTLLCFFSAVQSQESNCTDKNQKTQNSSSIMTEVNTTVQMGTKALLCCPSIPLTEAVLITWTITPRGQSFCVISYRVDTRDINETNCSNRSITWVFTPDLSPYLQISAVSLQHEGHYSCDIALPDGNFQKDYDLQVLVPPEVTNFPGKNRTAVCEAIAGKPAAQISWTPDGDCVTKNESHSNGTVTVRSTCHWEQNNVSTVSCWVYHSTGNKTLVIELSRGENVNCQNLKLPQLLRRMKCSLMLATQRRATLSMIL; translated from the exons AACTCAAGGAAGgaatggaaagaggaaagggcTCTCATCCTTCTCCTACCCTGCTCTGCTTCTTTTCTGCTGTTCAGTCACAAG agTCAAATTGTACTGATAAGAATCAAAAAACACAGAACAGTTCATCAATTATGACAGAAG TTAACACTACTGTACAGATGGGTACAAAGGCTCTCCTCTGCTGCCCTTCTATTCCACTGACAGAAGCAGTATTAATAACATGGACAATAACCCCCAGAGGACAGTCTTTCTGCGTAATATCCTACAGAGTAGATACAAGGGACATCAATGAAACCAACTGCTCGAACAGGAGCATCACCTGGGTCTTCACACCTGACCTTAGTCCCTACCTTCAGATCAGTGCAGTGTCCCTCCAGCATGAGGGGCATTACTCCTgtgacatagcactacctgatgGGAATTTCCAAAAAGATTATGACCTCCAAGTGCTGG TGCCTCCTGAAGTAACCAACTTTCCAGGGAAAAATAGAACTGCAGTTTGTGAGGCAATTGCAGGCAAGCCTGCGGCACAGATCTCTTGGACTCCAGATGGGGATTGTGTCACTAAGAATGAATCACACAGCAATGGCACCGTGACTGTCAGGAGCACATGCCACTGGGAGCAGAACAATGTGTCTACTGTGTCCTGCTGGGTTTATCATTCGACTGGTAACAAGACTCTGGTCATAGAACTGAGTAGAGGTG aaaatgtaaattGCCAAAATCTGAAGCTACCCCAGCTGCTGAGGAG GATGAAATGCAGCCTTATgctagctacacagagaagagcAACCCTCTCTATGATACTGTGA